Sequence from the Aquimarina sp. Aq107 genome:
AGGAACATGTTCTAATACATGCCACATAGTAACAACATCATAATTATGCGAAGGTAAATCAGTAGTATTTGGTTCTAAAATAATCTTCTTTTTTCGCGCAATTTCTCGAGCTTGTTCATTTGGCTCTACACCTTTTACCTGCCAACCTTTCAACCCAGCTTGCACTAAAAAATCTCCTGTTCCTCCACCTATATCCAAAAGAGTACCAGAACCTTGATTTAAACTCGATATTAATTTGACCTTTTTATTAAGTGAATATTTCTTAACTAAGTGATAAAGTTTCTCAAAAAAGCTTCGTTTAGAATCCGTATGAGAAATGTAATCATCACTTTCGTAATATTTACCTAAGTTTTCAACATCAGGTTTAGGCAATGTTATTAACATATCAAGATCCTTATCTTCATATAGCTTAAACTTTTCTCCAGAAACTGTAAAATC
This genomic interval carries:
- a CDS encoding bifunctional 2-polyprenyl-6-hydroxyphenol methylase/3-demethylubiquinol 3-O-methyltransferase UbiG translates to MNKEKLDFYIECKDFTVSGEKFKLYEDKDLDMLITLPKPDVENLGKYYESDDYISHTDSKRSFFEKLYHLVKKYSLNKKVKLISSLNQGSGTLLDIGGGTGDFLVQAGLKGWQVKGVEPNEQAREIARKKKIILEPNTTDLPSHNYDVVTMWHVLEHVPDLEIQVKELKRLVKPGGYIIIAVPNFKSFDAGYYKSFWAAYDVPRHLWHFSKTSIEKLFAKENINLKKIVPLVFDSFYVALLSEKYKNGAMNYFRAVWIGFLSNVKAKGSKEYSSHIYILKNG